The following are encoded together in the Myxococcales bacterium genome:
- a CDS encoding phosphatase PAP2 family protein, whose amino-acid sequence MAIDHESFHLARPQSTESVGFVRRMLRELTVQDLLVFVFLVTLTVVALRCPPSQDQRISVTRMGSLLTFLVATLILVRGGLLKHGFMAPLLYRLAIYGTVQLSYFFLARLLPLVNPTTLDHELYQLDLQLFGFEPALAMDAIVTPATTEWFAFFYFGYFFVLAIHVIPTLLFSRSARQIGEFALGMVSIFCVGHLVYMLVPGYGPHRALADQFQNPLPHGMWRDMVMATVASGGSQMDIFPSLHTAAPTFLALYSFRHRDKLPFKASWPVTAFCAVNIVGATMFLRWHYVIDVIAGLALATFSFLIATRITGWELDRRAAAGLSESWPRFRRGQVR is encoded by the coding sequence ATGGCCATCGACCACGAGAGCTTCCACCTCGCTAGACCGCAATCGACGGAGTCGGTGGGGTTCGTGCGCCGGATGCTGCGTGAGCTCACGGTGCAGGACCTGCTGGTGTTCGTGTTCCTGGTCACCTTGACCGTCGTTGCGCTGCGTTGCCCGCCTTCTCAAGATCAACGCATTTCAGTGACCCGCATGGGGTCGCTGCTGACGTTCCTGGTCGCGACGCTGATCCTGGTCCGCGGTGGCTTGCTCAAACACGGCTTCATGGCCCCGCTCCTGTATCGACTGGCGATCTACGGCACGGTTCAGCTCAGTTACTTCTTCCTCGCTCGGCTGCTGCCGCTGGTGAACCCCACCACCCTGGACCACGAGCTCTATCAGCTCGATCTGCAGCTCTTTGGCTTCGAGCCAGCGCTCGCGATGGACGCGATTGTGACGCCGGCGACGACCGAGTGGTTCGCCTTCTTCTACTTCGGTTATTTCTTCGTGCTCGCGATCCACGTGATCCCGACGCTGCTATTTTCTCGCAGCGCTCGCCAGATTGGGGAGTTCGCCCTGGGCATGGTCAGCATCTTCTGCGTGGGACACCTCGTGTACATGCTCGTGCCGGGTTACGGCCCCCACCGCGCACTCGCGGACCAGTTTCAAAACCCACTGCCCCACGGCATGTGGCGCGACATGGTGATGGCCACGGTTGCCTCGGGCGGGTCGCAGATGGACATCTTCCCATCTCTCCACACGGCAGCCCCAACCTTTCTGGCGCTGTACAGCTTTCGCCACCGCGACAAGCTGCCGTTCAAAGCCAGCTGGCCGGTCACCGCCTTCTGCGCCGTCAACATCGTCGGCGCGACGATGTTCCTGCGCTGGCATTACGTCATCGACGTGATCGCCGGCCTCGCGCTCGCCACGTTTTCGTTCCTGATTGCGACGCGGATCACCGGCTGGGAGCTCGACCGACGCGCGGCCGCCGGCCTCAGCGAATCGTGGCCGCGGTTTCGCCGCGGCCAGGTGCGCTGA
- a CDS encoding CoA pyrophosphatase, giving the protein MARVELSPIRRALSPAGEPARPGSDGSYAAVAAVLRPGATGAEVLLIRRAEHEQDPWSGHMAFPGGRYDTTDRHLLATAERETLEELGLDLRRSARLLGPLALLPAIARGRRVGMTIAPFVFELEGEPVLRPNVEVEEAIWAPLTALASGEGATSISYVFDGQSLELPAWDVEGRMVWGLTYRMLQSLLERISPDQDR; this is encoded by the coding sequence GTGGCCCGAGTCGAGCTCTCGCCCATCCGGCGCGCACTCTCGCCCGCAGGCGAACCGGCCCGACCTGGGTCCGACGGCAGCTACGCAGCCGTGGCCGCGGTGCTGCGCCCCGGTGCGACGGGAGCGGAGGTGCTGTTGATCCGCCGCGCGGAGCACGAGCAGGACCCGTGGTCGGGTCACATGGCGTTTCCCGGAGGCCGCTACGACACGACCGACCGTCACCTGCTCGCGACCGCCGAACGCGAGACTCTCGAAGAGCTCGGCCTCGACTTGAGACGCTCGGCGCGTCTGCTCGGGCCCCTGGCCCTCTTGCCCGCGATCGCGCGCGGGCGACGGGTCGGGATGACCATCGCGCCGTTTGTCTTCGAGCTGGAGGGCGAGCCGGTTCTCCGCCCGAACGTCGAGGTCGAGGAGGCAATCTGGGCGCCACTCACGGCCCTCGCCAGCGGTGAAGGCGCAACCAGCATCAGCTACGTGTTCGACGGGCAGTCACTCGAGCTCCCCGCCTGGGACGTGGAAGGCCGGATGGTCTGGGGGCTCACCTACCGCATGCTGCAGTCGTTGCTCGAGCGGATCAGCCCCGACCAGGACCGCTGA
- a CDS encoding acyl-CoA dehydrogenase family protein encodes MELELNETQRMVESSARDFATRVIAPAAAELDKSGTFPKDIVAGLAAQGLFGVNLRSEYGGSEAGVVAYALAMQEIARACASTAVTMAVTSMVGEVVQAFGSDAQREQHLPRLVSGEYVTGAFALSEPGAGSDAANLGTTARKTDDGYVINGQKQWITNGGYAGLLVVWARTGAAGAKGISCFLVEAGAPGLSIGRPENKHGLRASNTVPLTFEDCRVKADARLGDEGMGFRIAMMALDGGRIGISAQAIGIGHAALEAAVTYAQQRQAFGRPIADFQAIKWMLADSATELEAARLLCLRAAVLKEKGVPFTREASMSKLFASEAANKVCNRAMQIHGGYGYIREFPVERFLRDVRVTTIYEGTSEIQRMVVARDLLR; translated from the coding sequence ATGGAGCTCGAGCTGAACGAGACACAACGAATGGTCGAAAGTTCCGCGCGCGACTTCGCGACGCGGGTCATCGCTCCTGCCGCAGCGGAGCTCGACAAGAGCGGGACCTTTCCCAAGGACATCGTGGCGGGCCTCGCCGCCCAGGGTCTGTTCGGGGTGAACCTTCGGAGTGAGTACGGGGGCTCCGAAGCCGGAGTGGTCGCCTACGCGCTGGCCATGCAGGAGATCGCCCGCGCCTGCGCCTCCACCGCGGTGACCATGGCCGTCACCAGCATGGTGGGCGAGGTCGTGCAGGCCTTCGGCAGCGACGCTCAGCGCGAGCAACACCTGCCTCGCCTGGTCAGCGGGGAGTACGTGACCGGGGCGTTCGCGTTGAGTGAGCCCGGCGCCGGCAGCGACGCCGCGAACCTGGGGACGACGGCCCGCAAAACCGACGACGGCTACGTCATCAACGGGCAGAAACAGTGGATCACCAACGGCGGCTACGCTGGGCTCTTGGTGGTGTGGGCCCGCACCGGCGCAGCGGGTGCCAAGGGCATCTCTTGCTTCCTGGTCGAGGCCGGCGCTCCGGGGCTGAGCATCGGACGCCCCGAGAACAAACACGGGCTCCGCGCCTCGAACACGGTGCCGCTCACCTTCGAAGACTGCCGGGTCAAAGCCGACGCACGGCTCGGCGACGAGGGCATGGGCTTTCGCATCGCGATGATGGCCCTCGACGGCGGGCGGATCGGCATCTCGGCGCAGGCCATTGGCATCGGCCACGCCGCCCTCGAAGCGGCCGTGACCTACGCCCAACAGCGCCAGGCGTTCGGCCGACCGATCGCGGATTTTCAGGCCATCAAGTGGATGCTCGCTGACAGCGCCACCGAGCTCGAGGCCGCGCGCCTCTTGTGCCTGCGTGCGGCCGTGCTCAAGGAGAAGGGCGTGCCGTTCACGCGCGAGGCGTCGATGTCGAAGCTGTTCGCCAGCGAGGCGGCGAACAAGGTCTGCAATCGTGCCATGCAGATCCACGGCGGCTACGGCTACATCCGAGAGTTCCCGGTGGAGCGCTTTCTGCGCGACGTGCGCGTCACGACCATCTACGAAGGCACGAGCGAGATCCAGCGCATGGTGGTCGCGCGCGATCTCTTGAGGTAG
- a CDS encoding DUF2330 domain-containing protein, whose protein sequence is MHKLGKLLTSSLLVTAFLGGSPDARALPGFYVGKKASVGTAHATHIAVIPKGETTIVSVMPDYDGALDPFALVMPVPADVTADKIKTLKREFVDRLEMMTAPRFMEFWEMDPCDPGPLEQEWERSKLASADTAFLGGGQVGGEKKVPKEMLLTVEPDFKEGEYTMSLLGKDQTGDLAGFLKGKGYILTDQGAAAIKPYVEAGMNILVAEVDTKRVELVGGERASLSPIRYSTQTAVTKFPEKLGLVNIDKKQETFIYVLSPDQRYEVKNYGNIFPPTNINVDFSVKERVGEFYAAIHDMIQEKDPKAFLVEYAWPAEGCGQPCQNEPLLPHELLSLGGDVLELSVPEEERNPVPPELTEAEKKAQEAELKELKPAERPKAKKEMEAERKELFRRKALLARQKYLVTRLHHRFDATNLPNDPEIGPAGHIAGGAKLPKGEKLEISTEVKPADKSQLQTRYLTFHPWKGMMKCDSPERWRWGKPPRDYRGLRKTWVAADLTRKDRKQIDPKKVVLTPIQSLGLTGAPPADAADAGADAGTGAPEKKKGCGCTTPGGGAGSAGFSVWAALLVAGALLRRRR, encoded by the coding sequence ATGCACAAGCTCGGAAAGCTCCTCACGTCATCGCTCCTGGTCACGGCTTTCCTCGGCGGCTCGCCGGATGCCCGAGCGCTGCCAGGTTTTTACGTGGGCAAGAAGGCCAGCGTGGGCACGGCTCACGCGACCCACATCGCGGTGATCCCCAAGGGCGAGACCACGATCGTCAGTGTGATGCCGGACTACGACGGCGCACTCGATCCGTTCGCGCTGGTGATGCCCGTGCCCGCCGACGTGACCGCCGACAAGATCAAGACCTTGAAGCGTGAGTTCGTCGACCGGCTCGAGATGATGACGGCGCCACGATTCATGGAGTTCTGGGAGATGGATCCGTGCGATCCGGGTCCACTCGAGCAAGAGTGGGAGCGCTCCAAGCTCGCCAGCGCGGACACCGCGTTCCTCGGTGGCGGACAGGTGGGCGGCGAGAAGAAGGTGCCGAAGGAGATGCTGCTCACCGTGGAGCCCGACTTCAAAGAGGGCGAGTACACGATGAGCCTGCTCGGCAAGGATCAAACCGGAGATCTGGCAGGTTTTCTCAAGGGCAAGGGTTACATCCTGACGGACCAGGGGGCGGCGGCCATCAAGCCCTACGTCGAGGCCGGCATGAACATCCTGGTGGCCGAGGTCGACACCAAACGCGTCGAGCTGGTGGGCGGCGAGCGTGCGTCACTGTCGCCAATCCGTTATTCCACGCAGACCGCCGTCACGAAATTCCCGGAAAAACTCGGCCTGGTGAACATCGACAAGAAACAAGAGACGTTCATCTACGTGCTGTCGCCGGACCAGCGTTACGAGGTGAAGAACTACGGCAACATCTTTCCTCCGACCAACATCAACGTCGACTTCTCGGTGAAGGAGCGCGTCGGCGAGTTTTACGCCGCGATCCACGACATGATCCAGGAGAAGGACCCGAAGGCCTTCCTGGTCGAGTACGCCTGGCCTGCCGAAGGCTGCGGACAGCCCTGCCAGAACGAGCCGCTCCTGCCCCACGAGCTCTTGAGCCTCGGGGGTGACGTGCTGGAGCTCAGTGTGCCCGAGGAGGAGCGAAATCCGGTGCCGCCGGAGCTCACGGAGGCGGAGAAGAAGGCGCAAGAAGCAGAGCTGAAGGAGCTGAAGCCGGCGGAGCGTCCCAAGGCGAAGAAGGAAATGGAGGCGGAGCGGAAGGAGCTGTTCCGGCGCAAGGCGCTCCTGGCTCGGCAGAAGTATCTCGTGACTCGACTGCACCACCGCTTCGACGCGACGAACCTGCCCAACGATCCCGAGATCGGGCCAGCGGGTCACATCGCCGGCGGCGCGAAGCTCCCGAAGGGAGAGAAGCTGGAGATCTCCACCGAGGTGAAGCCGGCGGACAAGAGCCAGCTGCAGACGCGGTACCTCACCTTCCACCCCTGGAAGGGCATGATGAAGTGCGACAGTCCCGAGCGCTGGCGCTGGGGCAAACCGCCGCGGGACTACCGTGGGCTGCGCAAGACCTGGGTCGCTGCCGACCTGACCCGGAAGGACCGTAAGCAGATCGATCCCAAGAAGGTCGTGCTCACTCCAATCCAGTCGCTGGGGCTGACGGGAGCGCCGCCGGCGGACGCCGCGGACGCTGGTGCCGACGCCGGGACGGGCGCACCGGAGAAGAAGAAGGGTTGCGGTTGCACGACGCCGGGCGGCGGCGCTGGGAGCGCTGGGTTCAGCGTCTGGGCAGCGCTCCTCGTGGCTGGAGCTCTGCTTCGACGACGCAGGTGA
- a CDS encoding penicillin-binding protein translates to METRLRPLISGAASALSIAALVALMPRVVRADEDRTPEVDLTRISVSDHEATAPLTKGGNAVLTLDPKLQRAARRLLALARPVQGAVTLIHARTGRLLAFAEYTRGKSPEGSVLLGARQPAASVFKLVTTAALLEQRTVDPRTEVCTSGGTHGIERRHLEAPHTGRVICSPFFLALGHSRNAAYAQLVTEHLSRDELADAARRFGFNQSLPFDAKIPLGTSSLPFGDLEFARAAAGFTGSTLSPLGAAQLAYTVAAGGRRIRVRIVAKSEGFEAPDQREMLGRVTDDWTASRLLKMMEVTVREGTSAEAFSDPTGRPYLPRVRVAGKTGTLQANKGGPTTSWFTGFAPSRKPEVVVSVMLENGKSWRRKANEVARDMLRVYFHQRGRRGVSDPFQDPPPASRGSKPDSE, encoded by the coding sequence GTGGAAACGAGGCTCCGCCCGCTGATCTCGGGCGCGGCGAGCGCCCTGTCGATTGCCGCTCTCGTCGCGCTGATGCCGCGCGTGGTGCGGGCGGACGAGGACCGAACCCCCGAGGTCGACCTCACCCGGATCAGCGTCTCGGATCACGAAGCCACGGCGCCGCTCACCAAGGGTGGGAACGCGGTGCTCACGCTCGATCCGAAGCTGCAGCGCGCGGCGCGGCGCCTGCTTGCGCTGGCACGTCCAGTGCAGGGCGCCGTGACGTTGATCCACGCGCGGACCGGTCGCCTGCTCGCGTTCGCCGAGTACACGCGCGGCAAGAGTCCGGAGGGTTCCGTGTTGCTCGGCGCGCGACAGCCCGCAGCCAGTGTATTCAAGCTGGTGACGACGGCGGCGCTGCTCGAGCAACGTACGGTCGATCCGCGCACCGAGGTGTGCACTTCAGGTGGAACACACGGCATCGAACGGCGCCACCTCGAGGCACCCCACACAGGTCGGGTGATCTGTTCCCCATTCTTTCTCGCCCTCGGGCACAGTCGCAACGCCGCCTACGCGCAGCTGGTGACCGAACACCTGTCCCGCGACGAGCTGGCGGACGCCGCGCGGCGTTTTGGCTTCAATCAGTCCCTGCCGTTCGACGCCAAGATTCCGCTCGGCACGTCGTCGTTGCCGTTCGGCGATCTCGAGTTCGCGCGCGCGGCAGCCGGTTTCACCGGAAGCACACTGTCGCCGCTCGGCGCGGCCCAGCTCGCGTACACGGTCGCCGCGGGTGGCCGCCGCATCCGGGTGCGGATCGTTGCCAAAAGTGAGGGCTTCGAGGCCCCGGATCAGCGCGAAATGTTGGGTCGAGTCACCGACGATTGGACCGCGAGTCGCCTGCTGAAAATGATGGAGGTCACGGTGCGCGAGGGGACCTCCGCCGAAGCCTTCAGCGATCCGACCGGGCGCCCCTACCTGCCTCGCGTGCGGGTCGCGGGCAAGACCGGAACTCTGCAGGCGAACAAGGGCGGCCCCACTACCAGCTGGTTCACGGGTTTTGCTCCGAGCCGCAAGCCTGAGGTCGTGGTCAGCGTGATGCTCGAGAACGGCAAGTCCTGGCGGCGCAAGGCCAACGAGGTCGCGCGCGACATGCTGCGCGTCTACTTCCACCAGCGTGGTCGCCGTGGCGTGTCCGATCCGTTCCAGGACCCGCCGCCCGCCTCCCGCGGCTCGAAGCCCGACAGCGAGTAG
- a CDS encoding haloacid dehalogenase-like hydrolase produces MTPTRVTVDELVARLDRLHRGRSPAVLAFDGDGTLWRGDVAEDVFHWILARRLLLAEAKDRLSEIARDHQLALTGDSNDLALGMFEAYAEGRFPERTVCEIMAWCFAGHSLEHLRALTRDALTETQLDARVNHTLDPVFVWARSAGVRVVVISASPRFVVEEAAHRFGVGPADIAGTTPALDAGRVLPRLASPVPYGPSKVQFGRQLFADSAWLASFGDSPFDLEMLGAAELGVAVRPKPQLLAALTALRRTVILED; encoded by the coding sequence TTGACCCCCACGCGAGTCACAGTCGATGAGCTGGTCGCTCGACTCGATCGCCTCCACCGCGGGCGGTCCCCCGCAGTCCTGGCCTTCGATGGCGACGGCACGCTCTGGCGCGGCGACGTCGCCGAGGACGTCTTCCACTGGATCCTCGCCCGACGCCTGCTCCTGGCAGAGGCGAAGGACCGCTTGTCGGAGATCGCCCGCGACCATCAGCTCGCGCTCACCGGCGACAGCAACGATCTCGCCCTCGGCATGTTCGAGGCCTACGCCGAGGGCCGTTTCCCGGAGCGCACGGTCTGCGAAATCATGGCCTGGTGTTTCGCGGGCCACTCGCTCGAGCACCTGCGCGCGTTGACCCGAGACGCGCTGACGGAGACCCAGCTCGACGCGCGCGTGAATCACACGCTCGATCCCGTGTTTGTTTGGGCGCGGAGCGCTGGGGTGCGGGTGGTCGTCATCTCCGCGTCCCCGCGCTTCGTCGTCGAGGAGGCAGCGCACCGTTTTGGTGTGGGCCCCGCTGACATCGCCGGCACCACCCCCGCCCTCGACGCCGGTCGTGTGCTTCCCCGGCTGGCGAGTCCCGTGCCGTACGGGCCGAGCAAGGTCCAGTTCGGCCGACAGCTGTTCGCTGACAGCGCCTGGCTCGCGAGCTTCGGCGACAGCCCGTTCGATCTGGAAATGCTCGGCGCAGCGGAGCTCGGCGTGGCCGTACGGCCCAAGCCCCAGCTGCTCGCTGCGCTGACCGCGCTCCGGCGCACGGTGATCCTGGAGGATTGA
- a CDS encoding NTP transferase domain-containing protein yields the protein MRPVIIGAGRGSRLGSETDEIPKTLVQVMGRPMLDFILDALAQAGFTRSDVVFVCGYAEDVVRARYPEFTFVRNTSWQSNNILLSLLCAREHLTQGFVSTYADIVYEGAVVEKLVAAREPIVLGCDTEWRRRYSKRSLHPESDAEKLCADGRRVTRLSRHIPSDEASGEFIGVMKLDRLGASELLGAFDRAEAEYSGKVFREGREFQKAYLIDLLQHMLEGGSQMVKEDTRGGYMEIDTREDLALAEEWWNTRP from the coding sequence ATGCGCCCCGTGATTATCGGCGCCGGCCGCGGAAGCAGGCTGGGGTCGGAAACCGACGAAATCCCGAAGACGCTCGTGCAGGTGATGGGCCGGCCGATGCTGGACTTCATCCTTGACGCGCTGGCCCAGGCTGGATTCACCCGCAGCGACGTGGTGTTCGTGTGTGGCTACGCCGAAGACGTCGTGCGCGCCCGCTACCCGGAGTTCACCTTCGTGCGGAACACGAGCTGGCAGAGCAACAACATCTTGCTCTCGCTGCTGTGTGCCCGTGAGCACCTGACTCAGGGTTTCGTCTCGACCTACGCGGACATCGTCTACGAAGGCGCTGTGGTCGAGAAGCTGGTCGCCGCCAGGGAGCCGATCGTACTCGGCTGCGACACCGAGTGGCGCCGCCGTTATTCCAAGCGCTCCTTGCATCCGGAGTCGGACGCCGAAAAACTGTGCGCCGACGGCCGTCGTGTGACGCGGCTCAGTCGCCACATTCCGAGCGACGAGGCGAGCGGCGAGTTCATCGGTGTGATGAAGCTCGACCGACTCGGCGCGAGTGAGCTCCTCGGCGCGTTCGACCGCGCGGAGGCCGAATACTCCGGGAAAGTCTTCCGCGAAGGTCGGGAGTTCCAGAAGGCGTACCTGATCGACCTCCTGCAGCACATGCTCGAAGGCGGCAGCCAGATGGTCAAAGAGGACACCCGCGGCGGCTACATGGAGATCGACACGCGTGAGGACCTGGCGCTGGCCGAGGAGTGGTGGAACACCCGCCCTTGA
- a CDS encoding M20/M25/M40 family metallo-hydrolase, whose protein sequence is MGDLELNEPRFLRLLSELVAYGPRLANSPSAGLIPEEKLAADRVLELLAPEIASGSVRAELLSAPGHERRPNLVLTLPGSSGEIIGFVGAHFDVVPADREGEGWTRDPWKLEVDRGVLYGRGVTDCLGHVALLADLVKTLAETGQKPRPTLKVVLISNEEEAPLPEIGLDYAASVGALDDLARGTIYWLDSADFGPTVGTGGMAMWRLEASGVGGHSGMTQNCVNALELGAAAARALVEWFEQRYAAHPDEETWGFQSASTLKATRMHVPNDKLTKIPALAVIEGDIRLTPFFDLAEAIGGAESFVAELDRRIEARDPPRGFPRTHTQAGERGHVKLSRVGRGIEGIACRLDSPGLDALIRALRVARPGIEPKPYSMTGSLPLVRALSRRGFDVQITGFGRSTYYHAPNEQAELEHFRQGHRILLELLGL, encoded by the coding sequence GTGGGAGATCTAGAGCTGAACGAACCCCGATTTCTGCGACTCTTGTCGGAGCTGGTGGCCTACGGCCCGCGGCTCGCGAACTCGCCGTCCGCGGGGCTCATCCCCGAAGAGAAGCTCGCCGCCGATCGGGTGCTCGAGTTGCTCGCGCCGGAGATCGCCTCGGGCAGCGTGCGCGCCGAGCTGCTCTCGGCTCCCGGCCACGAGCGCAGGCCGAACCTCGTGCTGACACTCCCCGGCAGCTCGGGCGAGATCATCGGCTTCGTTGGCGCGCACTTCGACGTGGTCCCGGCGGATCGCGAGGGCGAAGGTTGGACGCGCGACCCGTGGAAGCTCGAGGTCGACCGCGGCGTGCTCTACGGGCGTGGTGTCACCGACTGCCTGGGGCACGTCGCGCTCCTGGCGGATCTCGTCAAGACCCTGGCCGAGACCGGGCAGAAGCCGAGGCCCACGCTGAAGGTGGTCCTGATCTCGAACGAAGAAGAGGCTCCGCTGCCGGAGATCGGGCTAGACTACGCGGCGTCGGTCGGTGCCCTGGACGACCTGGCGCGGGGCACGATCTACTGGCTCGACAGCGCGGACTTCGGTCCCACCGTCGGCACGGGCGGCATGGCCATGTGGCGGCTCGAGGCAAGCGGTGTGGGCGGGCATTCGGGCATGACTCAGAACTGCGTCAACGCCCTCGAGCTTGGCGCGGCGGCAGCGCGCGCGCTCGTGGAGTGGTTCGAGCAGCGTTACGCGGCCCACCCCGACGAGGAGACGTGGGGTTTTCAGTCAGCGTCGACGTTGAAGGCCACACGCATGCACGTCCCGAACGACAAGCTCACCAAGATCCCGGCCCTGGCGGTGATCGAGGGCGATATCCGCCTGACACCGTTCTTCGACCTCGCGGAGGCCATTGGTGGCGCGGAGAGCTTCGTCGCCGAGCTCGACCGCAGAATCGAAGCACGCGATCCGCCCCGCGGTTTCCCGCGCACTCATACCCAGGCGGGAGAGCGCGGCCACGTGAAGCTCTCGCGGGTGGGCCGTGGTATCGAGGGCATCGCTTGTCGGCTCGACTCGCCGGGTCTCGACGCGCTGATCCGTGCGCTCCGCGTTGCGCGACCCGGAATCGAGCCCAAACCCTACAGCATGACGGGCTCGCTACCGCTGGTGCGCGCTCTCTCGCGGCGCGGTTTCGACGTGCAGATCACCGGCTTTGGGCGCAGCACGTACTATCACGCCCCCAACGAACAAGCCGAGCTCGAGCACTTCCGACAGGGTCATCGGATCTTGCTCGAGCTGCTCGGACTCTGA
- the acs gene encoding acetate--CoA ligase — MTDSQAIATFSAENRRFEPSAEFRSTARIQNKADYERLYKESIDSPDTFWKRETRELSFRKPWTKISEGELPHVKWFVGAELNVSESCLDRQLEQRKDKKAIVWESEPGEVRSWTYGELHAEVVRFAAALRQLGVKKGDRVAIYMGMVPEVVVGMLACARIGAPHSVVFGGFAAESLRDRINDCGAKVVLTQDGAWRRGQVIPLKTTVDKAVESTPSIEKVVVLRRLNDELAKVEMKSGRDVWWDDVSKAADPANGAAEIVDAEHPLFILYTSGSTGKPKGVLHTTGGYLAGTHVSTKYVFDLKEDDMYWCTADVGWVTGHSYIVYGPLSNGATCLMYEGAPNFPDWGRFWQIIEKHQVSILYTAPTAIRAFIRAGNDWVKKSNLDSLRLLGTVGEPINPEAWIWYHELVGAKRCPIVDTWWQTETGAIMLVTLPGAVPSKPGSTGLPFFGVRPEVVTTDGKGVGANEGGLLVMRQSWPSMLRTIWGDDERFEQQYFSEIPGNYFTGDGARCDEDGYFHVVGRIDDVLNVSGHRIGTAEIESALVSHKSVAEAAAVGRPDDLKGQALVVFVTLKPGFSAGDELVKLLKAHVGQEIGKFAAPDEIRFADSLPKTRSGKIMRRLLKDIAAGRETKGDVSTLEDLNVLAKLRSTEE; from the coding sequence ATGACGGACAGCCAAGCCATCGCGACCTTTTCAGCCGAGAACCGCCGCTTCGAACCGAGTGCGGAGTTCCGCAGCACGGCCCGCATCCAGAACAAGGCGGACTACGAGCGGCTCTACAAAGAGAGCATCGACTCCCCGGACACGTTCTGGAAGCGCGAGACCCGTGAGCTCTCGTTCCGCAAGCCGTGGACCAAGATCAGCGAGGGCGAGCTGCCCCACGTGAAGTGGTTCGTGGGGGCCGAGCTGAACGTGAGCGAGAGCTGCCTCGACCGGCAGCTCGAGCAGCGCAAAGACAAAAAAGCGATCGTTTGGGAGAGCGAGCCGGGCGAGGTCCGCAGCTGGACGTACGGCGAGCTGCACGCGGAGGTCGTACGTTTCGCAGCGGCACTGCGCCAGCTCGGCGTGAAGAAGGGCGACCGCGTAGCCATCTACATGGGCATGGTCCCCGAGGTCGTGGTCGGCATGCTGGCGTGTGCGCGCATCGGCGCTCCCCACAGCGTGGTCTTCGGCGGTTTCGCCGCCGAGTCGTTGCGTGACCGCATCAACGACTGCGGCGCCAAGGTCGTGCTCACGCAAGACGGCGCCTGGCGACGCGGGCAGGTGATCCCACTCAAGACAACGGTCGACAAAGCGGTCGAGTCCACACCGAGCATCGAAAAGGTGGTGGTTCTCCGGCGCCTGAACGACGAACTAGCGAAGGTCGAGATGAAGAGCGGGCGAGACGTGTGGTGGGACGACGTCTCGAAGGCCGCTGACCCCGCCAATGGCGCTGCCGAGATCGTCGACGCCGAACACCCGCTGTTCATCCTCTACACCTCGGGATCGACGGGCAAACCCAAGGGTGTGTTGCACACCACGGGCGGCTACCTGGCCGGCACCCACGTCTCGACCAAGTACGTCTTCGACCTCAAGGAAGACGACATGTACTGGTGCACGGCGGACGTCGGCTGGGTGACCGGCCACAGCTACATCGTGTACGGCCCACTCTCCAACGGAGCCACGTGTTTGATGTACGAGGGCGCGCCGAATTTCCCGGACTGGGGCCGCTTCTGGCAGATCATCGAGAAACACCAGGTCTCGATTCTCTACACCGCGCCCACCGCTATCCGTGCCTTCATCCGCGCCGGCAACGACTGGGTAAAAAAGAGCAACCTCGACAGCCTGCGCCTGCTCGGCACGGTGGGTGAGCCCATCAATCCGGAGGCGTGGATATGGTACCACGAGCTCGTCGGCGCCAAGCGCTGCCCGATCGTGGACACGTGGTGGCAGACCGAGACGGGCGCGATCATGCTCGTGACCCTGCCCGGCGCCGTTCCCAGCAAACCCGGGTCGACGGGGCTGCCGTTCTTCGGTGTGCGTCCCGAGGTCGTGACGACGGACGGCAAGGGCGTCGGCGCCAACGAAGGCGGGCTGCTCGTCATGCGCCAGTCGTGGCCGAGCATGTTGCGCACCATCTGGGGGGACGACGAGCGCTTCGAGCAACAGTACTTCAGTGAAATCCCCGGCAACTACTTCACGGGCGACGGGGCGCGCTGCGACGAGGACGGGTACTTCCACGTCGTCGGCCGCATCGACGACGTCCTGAACGTCTCCGGTCACCGCATCGGGACCGCAGAGATCGAGAGCGCGCTGGTCTCGCACAAGTCGGTGGCGGAGGCCGCGGCCGTGGGTCGCCCGGACGACCTGAAGGGGCAAGCCCTGGTGGTGTTCGTGACGCTGAAACCAGGGTTTTCCGCCGGGGATGAGCTCGTCAAGCTGCTGAAAGCCCACGTCGGGCAAGAGATCGGGAAGTTCGCAGCGCCCGATGAGATCCGTTTTGCCGACAGCCTACCCAAGACCCGCAGCGGCAAGATCATGCGTCGGCTCTTGAAGGACATCGCCGCCGGCCGCGAGACCAAAGGTGACGTGTCCACGCTGGAGGACCTGAACGTTCTGGCAAAGCTCCGCAGCACGGAAGAGTGA